From the Leifsonia sp. AG29 genome, one window contains:
- a CDS encoding recombinase family protein, with protein sequence MSTPARRRAVLYCRISRTTEESVSLERQRRDLEKLCELEGWDVVDVITDDGKSGTKERAEATRALDMLRSGAADTLLVWAFDRWSRQGLRAVADLIEVMRERKTALFYAKKDGLRSDQPAWRIIASVLAEVAAMEAENTSARILAARAAHLSKTAPEDQRFLGGRAPFGYRPVPNPHGPGKALAIDEYEAHIVREVAERVIAGETLTKATLWLDAEGVPTPQSPARRARQAGAPMDGLDRGAWRVTTVRNLWRSDTLIGRTTQKQAIRGTDGQPVLGADGRPKFETRTVVDEAGLPIQRWEPILDFDTYAQLQARLPRVGRVQPRRTVSWLTNVARCAGCGGKLYAQKRSRNGQDELFFRCAQKGYVLAPCVAPATVRVDRLEEYVEAAFLRAAGSHPELERIERVIAPDVAQQLRDVSMAIQDVTTAMGRDGADGMSLLRQLDELKARRTALRELSSTTEIELRPTGRTLAEVWAELGDDLDSRRDHLRQVITGVVVERSVRNGTRAPLDGERVRLMWNADHGFEVDYDDAEAV encoded by the coding sequence ATGAGCACCCCCGCCCGACGCCGAGCCGTCCTCTACTGCCGAATCAGCCGCACGACCGAGGAGAGCGTTTCGCTGGAGCGCCAGCGCCGCGACCTGGAGAAACTCTGCGAGCTCGAAGGCTGGGACGTCGTCGACGTCATCACGGACGACGGCAAGAGCGGCACGAAGGAGCGCGCCGAGGCTACTCGCGCGCTCGACATGCTCCGTAGCGGCGCCGCCGACACTCTACTTGTCTGGGCCTTCGACCGCTGGAGCCGCCAGGGCCTTCGCGCGGTCGCCGACCTGATCGAGGTCATGCGCGAGCGGAAGACGGCGCTCTTCTACGCGAAGAAGGACGGCCTTCGCTCAGATCAGCCCGCCTGGAGAATCATCGCGTCTGTGCTCGCAGAGGTCGCAGCGATGGAGGCCGAGAACACGTCAGCTCGAATCCTGGCAGCTCGGGCCGCGCACCTGAGCAAGACGGCGCCCGAGGATCAGCGCTTCCTCGGCGGCCGAGCCCCCTTCGGCTACCGTCCAGTACCAAATCCGCACGGCCCGGGAAAGGCGCTCGCTATCGACGAGTACGAAGCGCACATCGTCCGCGAGGTTGCCGAGCGCGTTATCGCTGGCGAGACTCTGACGAAGGCGACGCTCTGGCTCGACGCCGAGGGCGTGCCTACGCCGCAAAGCCCCGCACGGCGAGCTCGGCAGGCCGGGGCGCCGATGGACGGACTCGACCGCGGCGCATGGCGCGTGACGACTGTCCGCAACCTATGGCGATCGGACACGTTGATCGGCCGGACAACGCAGAAGCAGGCGATCCGAGGCACGGACGGTCAGCCTGTCCTCGGCGCCGACGGTCGCCCGAAGTTCGAGACGCGGACGGTCGTCGACGAGGCTGGGCTCCCGATCCAGCGCTGGGAGCCGATCCTCGACTTCGACACCTACGCCCAGCTCCAGGCCCGTCTCCCCCGCGTCGGCCGGGTGCAGCCGCGACGAACCGTGTCATGGCTGACGAACGTCGCCCGCTGCGCCGGGTGCGGCGGCAAGCTCTACGCGCAGAAGCGGAGCCGGAACGGTCAGGACGAACTCTTCTTCCGGTGCGCCCAGAAGGGCTACGTACTTGCGCCCTGCGTGGCCCCCGCGACCGTTCGGGTCGATCGACTGGAGGAGTACGTCGAGGCGGCCTTCCTGCGCGCGGCAGGATCACACCCTGAGCTGGAGCGGATCGAACGAGTCATCGCGCCGGACGTCGCACAGCAGCTTAGGGACGTCTCAATGGCGATCCAGGACGTCACCACGGCGATGGGGCGCGACGGCGCCGACGGCATGAGCTTGCTCCGCCAGCTCGACGAGCTGAAGGCCCGACGGACGGCGCTCCGCGAGCTTTCCTCGACAACCGAGATCGAGCTTCGTCCGACAGGCCGGACTCTCGCAGAAGTCTGGGCCGAGCTCGGCGACGATCTGGACTCTCGCCGGGACCACCTGCGACAGGTGATTACGGGCGTCGTCGTCGAGCGGAGCGTCCGTAACGGCACCCGAGCGCCGCTCGACGGCGAACGCGTGCGCCTGATGTGGAACGCCGATCACGGCTTCGAAGTCGACTACGACGACGCCGAAGCCGTGTAA
- a CDS encoding ATP-binding protein — translation MILDEAAEFPPAVLDALRQPLESGSITVHRARGTATFPARFQLVLASNPCPCGRWGSADEECTCTPIVRRRYLARLSGPLLDRVDVRLTVRRLGIGALRSAADRPAGRTSAELRERVLQARQAAAERLATTPWSRNSEVAGTWLRSGDHRLGSAVLAPIDRALDRGGITMRGYDRTLRLAWTLADLDGVSSPGIDHVGRALFLRRGIGA, via the coding sequence GTGATACTCGACGAAGCAGCCGAATTCCCGCCGGCGGTGCTCGACGCCCTGCGGCAGCCGCTCGAGTCGGGCAGCATCACCGTGCACCGGGCCCGCGGCACCGCGACCTTCCCTGCGCGGTTCCAGCTCGTCCTCGCCTCCAATCCGTGCCCGTGCGGCCGCTGGGGTTCCGCCGACGAGGAGTGCACCTGCACGCCGATCGTCCGGCGGCGCTACCTGGCGCGCCTGTCCGGACCGCTGCTCGACCGGGTGGATGTGCGTCTCACCGTTCGCCGGCTCGGAATCGGAGCGCTCCGCTCGGCGGCCGACCGGCCCGCCGGCCGCACCAGCGCCGAACTCCGCGAGCGTGTGCTCCAGGCTCGCCAGGCCGCCGCGGAGCGTCTCGCGACCACGCCCTGGTCCAGGAATTCGGAGGTCGCCGGGACGTGGCTGCGGTCCGGGGATCACCGGTTGGGGTCCGCAGTGCTGGCGCCGATCGACCGGGCGCTCGACCGAGGCGGCATCACCATGCGCGGCTACGACCGGACCCTCCGCCTCGCGTGGACGCTCGCCGACCTCGACGGGGTGTCGAGCCCCGGAATCGACCACGTCGGCCGAGCCCTGTTCCTCCGTCGGGGGATCGGCGCATGA
- the dprA gene encoding DNA-processing protein DprA translates to MSGAFLGVPHDEMRRALARVTAPTDPEPGSDDAVLDVFSDAHQEEIEEVFARVALATCVEPGDADAGGLVAAVGARTALQALVEGWDPERTLRSGDEPSHGRGRARLDAALARWRPRLTSGAPFRALESAAALGASLLHPASRHWPDRLSSLGPGGPLLLWVRGDARRLVGLERSLSVVGARAATGYGEHVALESAAALSDLGFAIVSGGAYGIDGCAHRATLASGGVTVAVLAGGVDRLYPAGHSELLRRIADEGVLLAESPCGSTPTRWRFLMRNRIIAALSGATVVIEAGARSGSLNTAGHAAELGRPLGAVPGAITSPSSAGCHRLIREYAAVCVTTPQEMAELAGPVGSLPPENPPDDGAASSSEASGYEFGSPQHRVLLELTTRRPRTADELVARTGLPFAVVASTLGRLDADGQAVEGSRGWVLPARARTA, encoded by the coding sequence ATGAGCGGGGCGTTCCTCGGGGTCCCGCACGACGAGATGCGGCGAGCGCTCGCCCGGGTCACCGCGCCGACCGACCCGGAGCCCGGGTCGGACGACGCCGTGCTGGACGTCTTCTCCGACGCTCACCAGGAGGAGATCGAGGAGGTGTTCGCCCGGGTGGCGCTGGCGACCTGCGTCGAGCCCGGCGACGCCGACGCGGGAGGTCTCGTCGCGGCCGTGGGTGCGCGCACGGCCCTCCAGGCGCTGGTGGAGGGGTGGGATCCAGAGCGGACTCTCCGTTCCGGTGACGAGCCGTCGCACGGCAGAGGGCGCGCCCGGCTCGATGCGGCGCTCGCGCGGTGGAGACCCCGGCTCACCTCTGGCGCGCCGTTCCGTGCTCTGGAGTCCGCCGCGGCGCTCGGAGCGTCGCTCCTCCATCCGGCGTCCCGGCACTGGCCTGACCGGCTCTCCTCGCTGGGGCCGGGCGGCCCCCTCCTGCTCTGGGTGCGGGGAGACGCCCGGCGGCTCGTCGGTCTCGAACGGTCCCTGTCCGTGGTCGGGGCACGGGCCGCGACCGGCTACGGCGAGCATGTCGCCCTCGAATCCGCAGCCGCGCTGAGTGACCTCGGGTTCGCCATCGTTTCCGGCGGCGCGTACGGGATCGACGGCTGCGCACATCGAGCGACCCTCGCCAGCGGCGGTGTGACCGTCGCCGTCCTGGCAGGCGGAGTCGACCGCCTCTACCCGGCCGGGCACTCCGAGCTGCTCCGCCGGATCGCCGACGAGGGGGTGCTGCTCGCGGAGTCGCCGTGCGGATCGACACCCACCCGCTGGAGATTCCTCATGCGCAACAGGATCATCGCCGCGCTGAGCGGCGCGACCGTCGTCATCGAGGCGGGTGCCCGATCGGGATCGCTCAACACGGCCGGCCACGCCGCAGAACTCGGGCGACCCCTGGGGGCCGTGCCCGGTGCGATCACGTCGCCGTCCTCGGCAGGCTGCCACCGGCTCATCCGCGAGTACGCGGCCGTCTGCGTGACCACGCCGCAGGAGATGGCCGAGCTCGCCGGTCCGGTGGGCAGCCTCCCTCCGGAGAACCCGCCCGACGACGGCGCTGCCTCATCGAGCGAGGCGAGCGGCTACGAATTCGGCTCGCCGCAGCACCGGGTGCTGCTCGAACTGACGACACGCCGACCGCGCACAGCCGACGAGCTCGTGGCCCGCACCGGCCTGCCGTTCGCGGTGGTCGCCTCCACCCTCGGCCGGCTCGACGCCGACGGGCAAGCGGTGGAGGGGAGCCGCGGCTGGGTCCTTCCCGCAAGGGCCCGCACCGCGTGA
- a CDS encoding tyrosine recombinase XerC, whose translation MELREAIEAYARHLRIERGYSPQTVRAYRSDLAALAAFAEARQVRTSGDLTLDLYRDWLWRASQDGLAKATLARRSATVRGFSAWLVRSEAEASDPAARLRAPKADKTLPRVLTRQQMDGILGALETAAGEGEPGALRDVAVIELLYAAGVRVSELTGLDVDDLDLDRLTIRVVGKGAKERTVPFGVPARRAVLAYLDRGRPALAVPGSGPALFLGARGRRLGTRAVYELVARLLSGVPGGGPAGPHALRHTAATHLLDGGADLRAVQELLGHASLGTTQIYTHVSAERLKESYRLAHPRA comes from the coding sequence GTGGAACTGCGGGAGGCGATCGAGGCGTACGCGCGCCACCTGCGCATCGAGCGCGGGTACTCGCCGCAGACCGTGCGAGCGTACCGCTCCGACCTGGCCGCGCTCGCCGCGTTCGCCGAAGCGCGGCAGGTCCGCACGAGCGGCGACCTCACCCTCGACCTGTACCGGGATTGGCTGTGGCGCGCCTCCCAGGACGGCCTGGCGAAGGCGACCCTGGCGCGACGCTCCGCCACCGTCCGAGGGTTCAGCGCCTGGCTTGTGCGCAGCGAAGCGGAAGCGTCCGACCCGGCGGCCCGCCTCAGGGCTCCGAAAGCCGACAAGACCCTTCCGCGCGTGCTCACCCGGCAGCAGATGGACGGAATCCTCGGCGCACTGGAGACGGCGGCCGGGGAGGGGGAGCCCGGCGCGCTGCGCGACGTCGCGGTCATCGAGCTCCTCTACGCCGCCGGAGTCCGGGTCTCCGAGCTCACCGGTCTCGATGTCGACGACCTCGACCTCGACCGGCTCACGATCCGCGTCGTCGGAAAGGGTGCGAAGGAGCGGACCGTGCCGTTCGGGGTCCCTGCCCGGCGTGCCGTCCTCGCGTACCTCGACCGCGGCAGGCCTGCGCTCGCCGTCCCGGGATCCGGGCCAGCGCTCTTCCTCGGCGCGCGCGGCCGACGGCTCGGGACCAGGGCGGTCTACGAACTGGTCGCCCGTCTCCTTTCCGGTGTGCCCGGCGGAGGACCGGCCGGACCGCACGCGCTCCGGCACACCGCGGCGACCCACCTGCTGGACGGAGGCGCCGACCTGCGTGCCGTCCAGGAGCTTCTCGGTCACGCGAGCCTGGGCACGACCCAGATCTACACCCACGTCTCGGCGGAACGGCTCAAGGAGAGCTACCGCCTCGCGCACCCGAGGGCCTGA
- a CDS encoding murein hydrolase activator EnvC family protein — translation MGVWRRRLHALVVASVALASPQAGETLAPARTIAPVQTVASAAVPHGAAPAWRWPVEKVRLVKPYTAPASRYGPGHRGVDLAAEPGEQVLAPADAVVRFGGVVVDRPVVTLDHGGGVLSSYEPVTGSVEVGTPVARGDPIGVLALGGHCDGCVHVGVRVDGA, via the coding sequence GTGGGAGTCTGGAGGCGGAGGCTGCACGCGCTGGTCGTCGCGTCGGTGGCGCTCGCCAGCCCGCAGGCCGGCGAGACGCTCGCGCCGGCGCGGACCATCGCGCCGGTCCAGACCGTCGCGTCGGCAGCCGTCCCGCACGGTGCCGCACCCGCGTGGCGATGGCCGGTCGAGAAGGTCCGTCTGGTGAAGCCGTACACGGCACCCGCCTCGCGCTACGGTCCCGGGCATCGGGGCGTGGACCTCGCCGCCGAGCCGGGCGAGCAGGTGCTCGCCCCCGCGGACGCCGTGGTCCGCTTCGGGGGTGTCGTCGTGGATCGGCCCGTCGTGACGCTGGACCACGGCGGCGGCGTCCTCTCGAGCTACGAGCCCGTCACGGGGTCGGTGGAGGTCGGCACCCCCGTCGCCCGTGGCGACCCGATCGGTGTCCTCGCCCTGGGCGGCCACTGCGATGGCTGCGTGCACGTCGGCGTGCGGGTCGACGGCGCCTAG
- a CDS encoding sugar porter family MFS transporter, whose translation MRRRVTGLAIAAAVGGFLFGFDSSVINGAVDSIQHNFALNAVVTGFIVAVALLGCAVGAFIAGRLADRWGRLKVMLLGAVLFLASSIGAGLAFSAWDLGFWRIIGGLGIGIASVVAPAYIAEISPRQSRGRLASLQQLAITIGIFVALLSDALLAGIAGSASKELWLGLEAWRWMFLVGVIPSVVYGVLALTLPESPRFLLATGRHDDARRIFATIVPEGDVDRQIADIERAIEEDKEGEKATLFGNRLGLKPIVWIGIILSVFQQFVGINVIFYYSTTLWRAVGFTESNSLLITVITSVTNVVVTVVAILLVDRVGRRPILLTGSVGMAVSLGVMSLSFAFAVTKAGAVSLPNPWGPIALIAANIFVICFGASWGPLVWVLLGEIFPTRIRGKALGVAAAAQWIANFLVTVSFPPMAAFSLPFTYGMYAVFAALSFFFVFFKIPETNGMALEHAETLFREAGGRARGVQVRSSGETIPRR comes from the coding sequence ATGCGCCGGAGGGTCACCGGCCTCGCGATCGCGGCGGCCGTCGGAGGTTTCCTGTTCGGTTTCGATTCCTCCGTCATCAACGGTGCGGTCGACTCGATCCAGCACAACTTCGCGCTCAACGCGGTCGTCACCGGGTTCATCGTGGCCGTCGCGCTGCTCGGCTGCGCGGTCGGCGCCTTCATCGCGGGCCGCCTGGCCGACCGCTGGGGCCGGCTGAAGGTGATGCTGCTCGGGGCCGTGCTGTTCCTCGCGAGCTCGATCGGCGCCGGCCTCGCCTTCTCGGCGTGGGACCTCGGGTTCTGGCGCATCATCGGCGGCCTGGGCATCGGCATCGCCTCGGTCGTCGCCCCCGCCTACATTGCCGAGATCTCCCCGCGCCAGTCGCGCGGGCGCCTGGCGTCCCTCCAGCAGCTCGCCATCACCATCGGCATCTTCGTGGCCCTGCTCTCCGACGCCCTGCTCGCGGGCATCGCGGGCTCAGCCTCCAAGGAGCTCTGGCTCGGCCTCGAGGCGTGGCGCTGGATGTTCCTCGTGGGGGTCATCCCGTCCGTGGTCTACGGTGTGCTTGCGCTCACCCTGCCCGAGTCGCCGCGGTTCCTCCTCGCGACCGGGCGGCACGACGACGCGCGCCGGATCTTCGCGACCATCGTCCCCGAGGGCGACGTCGACCGGCAGATCGCCGACATCGAGCGCGCCATCGAGGAGGACAAGGAAGGGGAGAAGGCGACCCTGTTCGGCAACCGGCTCGGCCTGAAGCCGATCGTCTGGATCGGCATCATCCTCTCGGTGTTCCAGCAGTTCGTCGGCATCAACGTGATCTTCTACTACTCGACGACGCTGTGGCGGGCGGTCGGCTTCACCGAGAGCAACTCCCTCCTCATCACCGTGATCACCTCGGTGACGAACGTCGTCGTGACCGTCGTCGCCATCCTCCTGGTCGACCGGGTGGGGCGCCGCCCGATCCTGCTCACCGGCTCGGTGGGCATGGCCGTCTCGCTCGGCGTGATGTCGTTGTCGTTCGCGTTCGCCGTGACGAAGGCCGGAGCGGTGTCGCTGCCGAACCCCTGGGGGCCGATCGCCCTCATCGCGGCCAATATCTTCGTCATCTGCTTCGGCGCGTCGTGGGGCCCGCTCGTCTGGGTCCTCCTGGGGGAGATCTTCCCGACGCGGATCCGCGGCAAGGCGCTCGGGGTGGCGGCGGCCGCCCAGTGGATCGCCAACTTCCTGGTGACGGTCTCGTTCCCGCCCATGGCCGCGTTCTCCCTCCCGTTCACCTACGGCATGTACGCGGTGTTCGCTGCCCTGTCGTTCTTCTTCGTGTTCTTCAAGATCCCGGAGACCAACGGCATGGCGCTCGAGCACGCCGAGACGCTGTTCCGGGAGGCGGGAGGCCGTGCCCGCGGCGTCCAGGTGCGATCGTCGGGCGAGACCATCCCGCGTCGCTGA
- the rpsB gene encoding 30S ribosomal protein S2, with protein MAVVTMRQLLDSGVHFGHQTRRWNPKMKRFILTERSGSYIIDLQQSLAYIDKTYDFVRETVAHGGTILFVGTKKQAQQAIAEQATRVGQPYVNQRWLGGLLTNFQTVSKRLARMKELEELDFEGTTSGFTKKELLIKKRELDKLHKSLGGIRNLSKTPSALWVVDTKKEHLAIDEAKKLGIPVIAILDTNCDPDEVQYPIPGNDDAIRSVSLLTRIVADAAAEGLIQRHQKPEEGAEPAEPLAEWEQELLQQSSDEVQASAETEKAADADLAEAKADSAEVVAEGEADAAASE; from the coding sequence ATGGCCGTCGTCACCATGCGCCAGCTGCTCGACAGCGGCGTCCACTTCGGGCACCAGACCCGCCGCTGGAACCCGAAGATGAAGCGCTTCATCCTCACCGAGCGCTCGGGCAGCTACATCATCGACCTGCAGCAGTCCCTCGCGTACATCGACAAGACGTACGACTTCGTCCGCGAGACGGTCGCCCACGGCGGCACCATCCTCTTCGTCGGCACGAAGAAGCAGGCTCAGCAGGCGATCGCCGAGCAGGCGACCCGTGTCGGCCAGCCCTACGTCAACCAGCGCTGGCTGGGCGGTCTGCTGACCAACTTCCAGACCGTGTCCAAGCGCCTCGCCCGCATGAAGGAGCTCGAGGAGCTCGACTTCGAGGGCACCACGAGCGGCTTCACCAAGAAGGAGCTGCTCATCAAGAAGCGCGAGCTCGACAAGCTGCACAAGTCGCTCGGCGGCATCCGCAACCTGTCGAAGACCCCGAGCGCTCTCTGGGTGGTCGACACCAAGAAGGAGCACCTCGCGATCGACGAGGCGAAGAAGCTGGGCATCCCGGTCATCGCCATCCTCGACACCAACTGCGACCCGGACGAGGTCCAGTACCCGATCCCGGGCAACGACGACGCGATCCGCTCCGTCTCGCTCCTCACCCGCATCGTCGCCGACGCCGCGGCCGAGGGTCTCATCCAGCGCCACCAGAAGCCCGAGGAGGGCGCCGAGCCGGCCGAGCCGCTCGCCGAGTGGGAGCAGGAGCTCCTCCAGCAGTCGTCCGACGAGGTCCAGGCGAGCGCCGAGACCGAGAAGGCCGCCGACGCCGACCTCGCCGAGGCCAAGGCGGACTCCGCCGAGGTCGTCGCCGAGGGCGAGGCCGACGCCGCCGCGTCCGAGTAA
- the tsf gene encoding translation elongation factor Ts, whose translation MANISIADIKALREQLGTGMVDTKKALEEADGDIEKATEILRLKGAKGNAKRADRSTSEGLVAAKENGNGTATMIELACETDFVAKGEKFIALADKVLDAVAASGAATVEDGLAASAGGQTVAELIGDEAAILGEKVELRRVAVVTGEHFAIYLHKTSKDLPPQVGVVVGYAGDDAETARSIAQHISFANPTYLTREDVPAEEVENERRIVEEISRNEGKPEAALPKIIEGRLGAYFKQVALLEQEYARDNKLTISQVLKDSGLTVSGFARFKVGA comes from the coding sequence ATGGCAAACATCAGCATCGCCGACATCAAGGCTCTCCGCGAGCAGCTCGGCACCGGAATGGTCGACACCAAGAAGGCCCTCGAGGAGGCCGACGGCGACATCGAGAAGGCCACCGAGATCCTGCGCCTCAAGGGCGCGAAGGGCAACGCGAAGCGCGCCGACCGCTCCACCAGCGAGGGGCTCGTCGCGGCCAAGGAGAACGGCAACGGCACGGCCACGATGATCGAGCTCGCCTGCGAGACCGACTTCGTCGCCAAGGGCGAGAAGTTCATCGCCCTCGCCGACAAGGTCCTCGACGCCGTCGCGGCCTCGGGCGCGGCGACCGTCGAGGACGGCCTCGCGGCCTCCGCCGGCGGCCAGACCGTCGCCGAGCTCATCGGCGACGAGGCGGCGATCCTCGGCGAGAAGGTCGAGCTCCGGCGCGTCGCCGTCGTGACGGGCGAGCACTTCGCGATCTACCTGCACAAGACCTCCAAGGACCTGCCCCCGCAGGTCGGTGTCGTGGTCGGCTACGCCGGCGACGACGCGGAGACCGCCCGCAGCATCGCGCAGCACATCTCGTTCGCCAACCCGACCTACCTCACCCGCGAGGACGTCCCGGCCGAAGAGGTCGAGAACGAGCGTCGCATCGTCGAGGAGATCTCGCGCAACGAGGGCAAGCCCGAGGCTGCGCTCCCGAAGATCATCGAGGGTCGCCTCGGCGCCTACTTCAAGCAGGTCGCCCTCCTCGAGCAGGAGTACGCCCGCGACAACAAGCTGACCATCAGCCAGGTGCTCAAGGACTCGGGGCTCACCGTTTCCGGCTTCGCCCGGTTCAAGGTCGGCGCCTGA
- the pyrH gene encoding UMP kinase: MSGATESRPGQRRRVLLKLSGEAFGGGQLGVNPDIVSSIAREIAQAAEDVEIAIVVGGGNFFRGAELSQRGMDRGRADYMGMLGTVMNSLALQDFLEQAGAETRVQSAIEMTQVAEPYIPRRAERHLEKGRVVIFGAGAGLPYFSTDTVAAQRALEINADVVLVAKNGVDGMYDDDPRTNPAARKIDQISHQEALQQNLKAVDSTALSLCMDNGMPMRIFGIEPAGNVTAALLGAEIGTLLG; the protein is encoded by the coding sequence ATGTCGGGAGCAACAGAGAGCCGTCCAGGACAGCGACGCCGGGTCCTTCTGAAACTGTCCGGCGAGGCGTTCGGAGGCGGCCAGCTGGGCGTCAACCCCGACATCGTCAGCAGCATCGCCCGCGAGATCGCGCAGGCCGCCGAGGACGTGGAGATCGCGATCGTCGTGGGCGGCGGGAACTTCTTCCGCGGCGCTGAGCTCTCACAGCGGGGCATGGACCGTGGGCGGGCCGACTACATGGGCATGCTCGGCACAGTCATGAACTCGCTCGCCCTGCAGGACTTCCTCGAGCAGGCCGGAGCGGAGACCCGCGTCCAGTCGGCCATCGAGATGACCCAGGTCGCCGAACCGTACATCCCGCGCCGCGCCGAGCGTCACTTGGAGAAGGGACGAGTCGTCATCTTCGGTGCGGGCGCGGGGCTGCCGTACTTCTCGACCGACACCGTCGCCGCCCAGCGCGCCCTCGAGATCAACGCCGACGTCGTGCTCGTCGCCAAGAACGGCGTCGACGGCATGTACGACGACGACCCGCGCACCAACCCCGCGGCGCGGAAGATCGATCAGATCAGCCACCAGGAGGCGCTGCAGCAGAACCTGAAGGCGGTGGACAGCACGGCGCTCAGCCTCTGCATGGACAACGGGATGCCGATGCGCATCTTCGGGATCGAGCCCGCGGGCAACGTCACCGCGGCCCTCCTCGGCGCCGAGATCGGCACCCTGCTCGGCTGA
- the frr gene encoding ribosome recycling factor has product MIADVISDARQRMSKTVDAAREDFGTVSAGRANPALFQKVLVDYYGSPTPLAQLAGLQNPEARVLLVTPYDKSALKEIEKAIVTMPNLSANVGNDGEIVRVTLPELTEDRRKEFVKIVRGKGEDAKVALRNIRRKAKDELDALKGEVGDDELARGEKELETITRTHVDAVDEALKRKEAELLEV; this is encoded by the coding sequence GTGATCGCGGATGTGATTTCCGACGCCCGTCAGCGCATGAGCAAGACCGTCGACGCGGCAAGGGAGGATTTCGGCACCGTGAGCGCGGGCCGCGCCAACCCGGCTCTCTTCCAGAAGGTCCTCGTCGACTACTACGGGTCTCCGACCCCGCTGGCCCAGCTGGCCGGGCTCCAGAACCCGGAGGCCCGGGTCCTGCTCGTGACGCCCTACGACAAGTCGGCGCTCAAGGAGATCGAGAAGGCCATCGTCACCATGCCGAACCTCTCGGCCAACGTCGGCAACGACGGGGAGATCGTGCGGGTGACGCTTCCCGAGCTGACAGAGGACCGCCGCAAGGAGTTCGTCAAGATCGTGCGCGGCAAGGGCGAGGACGCCAAGGTCGCGCTGCGCAACATCCGGCGCAAGGCCAAGGACGAGCTCGACGCGCTGAAGGGCGAGGTCGGCGACGACGAGCTCGCTCGTGGCGAGAAGGAGCTCGAGACGATCACGCGCACGCACGTCGACGCCGTGGACGAGGCCCTGAAGCGCAAGGAAGCGGAACTCCTCGAGGTCTAG
- a CDS encoding phosphatidate cytidylyltransferase, protein MSDDSSPGAAAPPPAGPGERRGSHEHRERLSRADLRAQVQATRADFERQVQVRKAQLDATNERIAQRTGRNLILAIVIGLAAGAVVVVSLIFIKELFLVFGVAIAGFASFELAQAFRGAGKRVPRIPTVAGAVGIVPVTFYFHAGGQLVALSAAVVLVVLWRLAEQFAPGVRRGGSALARDLTWSVLVQLYVSLLASFVILLLAENGGEWWVLGFLIVVVAVDTGAYVSGLTWGRHPMAPTISPKKTWEGFAGAAAASIIAGVLVSLFMVGRPWWFGVLFGIVLLLTATTGDLAESLIKRDLGIKDMSSWLPGHGGFLDRLDSILPSAAATYVLFLIFR, encoded by the coding sequence ATGAGCGACGACAGCAGTCCCGGCGCTGCGGCTCCGCCGCCTGCGGGACCGGGGGAGCGGCGGGGGTCGCACGAGCACAGGGAGCGCCTGTCGCGCGCCGATCTGCGCGCCCAGGTGCAGGCGACGCGAGCCGACTTCGAGCGCCAGGTGCAGGTGCGGAAGGCGCAGCTCGACGCGACGAACGAGAGGATCGCCCAGCGCACCGGGCGCAACCTCATCCTCGCGATCGTGATCGGCCTCGCCGCGGGAGCTGTCGTCGTCGTGAGCCTGATCTTCATCAAGGAGCTCTTCCTGGTGTTCGGGGTGGCGATCGCGGGCTTCGCGTCGTTCGAACTCGCCCAGGCGTTCCGCGGGGCGGGAAAGCGGGTACCCCGGATCCCGACCGTGGCCGGCGCCGTGGGGATCGTCCCGGTGACGTTCTACTTCCATGCCGGCGGTCAGTTGGTCGCGCTCTCGGCCGCCGTCGTGCTCGTCGTCCTGTGGAGGCTGGCTGAGCAGTTTGCGCCCGGGGTTCGCCGCGGGGGGAGCGCGCTCGCGCGCGACCTCACCTGGAGCGTCCTCGTCCAGCTGTACGTCTCCCTGCTCGCCAGTTTCGTCATCCTGCTCCTCGCCGAGAACGGCGGGGAGTGGTGGGTGCTCGGGTTCCTGATCGTCGTCGTCGCCGTCGACACCGGCGCCTACGTCAGCGGGCTCACCTGGGGGCGCCATCCGATGGCGCCCACGATCAGTCCCAAGAAGACCTGGGAGGGATTCGCCGGGGCGGCCGCCGCCTCCATCATCGCCGGCGTGCTGGTCTCGCTCTTCATGGTCGGCCGCCCGTGGTGGTTCGGCGTCCTGTTCGGCATCGTCCTCCTCCTCACCGCGACGACGGGCGACCTGGCGGAATCGCTGATCAAGCGCGACCTCGGCATCAAGGACATGAGTTCGTGGCTCCCCGGGCACGGCGGCTTCCTCGACCGGCTCGACTCGATCCTCCCGTCGGCCGCCGCGACCTACGTGCTCTTCCTGATCTTCCGATGA